Proteins found in one Candidatus Gastranaerophilales bacterium genomic segment:
- a CDS encoding CDP-glycerol glycerophosphotransferase family protein yields MYIPYDKIGKTIELFTPYGFKRQIRTFFEGFRVHQNCRYIESNSKKVLKRLQTEAKKRPLKVVFHVYDESKWKCQSLYDLMEQDKNFEPVIIATKNCAKKEYILSYMPPWYTQKVYNFFRNKNMRLEIGYDWQKDEFIPLEKFNPDIIIYQAPWYVHKNQGPVMCSAFALTYYVPYFVATALGENEYYLRFHRYIHAHYVLNQLIHNYYAQNMSNKGKNLRVAGHPQLDYFYLNKNKFEEKKYVIYAPHWSFLENKMLRWGTFKETGQFMLQYAKKHPEITWIFKPHPGLKGTLTKIMSKEEIADYYNEWAKIGMCYETGDYLDLFMQSSALITDCGSFLTEYFMTGQPVIHLASKYAKEYNSSVEKILGTYYRVWNNDELKESLDKILIDKEDPLKDKRLELLEELDFKNSYAAKNILDDIKKELGIL; encoded by the coding sequence ATGTATATTCCTTATGATAAAATCGGCAAAACAATAGAGCTTTTTACCCCGTATGGGTTTAAAAGACAAATAAGAACTTTTTTTGAAGGATTTAGAGTTCATCAAAATTGCAGGTATATTGAAAGCAATTCAAAAAAAGTCCTAAAAAGACTACAGACAGAAGCTAAAAAACGTCCTTTAAAGGTGGTTTTCCACGTTTATGATGAATCAAAATGGAAGTGCCAATCTTTGTACGATTTGATGGAACAAGACAAGAATTTTGAACCCGTCATTATCGCTACCAAGAATTGTGCAAAAAAAGAATACATACTAAGCTATATGCCGCCTTGGTATACTCAAAAAGTATATAATTTTTTCAGAAATAAGAATATGCGGCTTGAAATAGGATATGATTGGCAAAAGGATGAATTTATTCCTCTTGAGAAATTCAATCCTGACATAATAATTTATCAAGCGCCTTGGTATGTACATAAAAATCAGGGTCCTGTTATGTGTTCAGCATTTGCATTAACTTATTATGTCCCTTATTTTGTGGCTACTGCTTTAGGTGAGAATGAATATTATTTAAGATTTCATAGATATATCCATGCACATTATGTTTTAAACCAGCTTATTCACAATTACTATGCACAGAATATGTCAAATAAGGGCAAAAATCTCAGAGTAGCAGGTCATCCTCAACTGGATTATTTTTATTTAAATAAAAATAAATTTGAAGAAAAAAAATACGTCATATATGCCCCGCATTGGTCATTTTTAGAAAACAAAATGTTACGATGGGGAACATTCAAAGAAACCGGGCAATTCATGCTCCAATATGCAAAAAAACACCCTGAAATAACTTGGATATTTAAACCTCACCCCGGTTTAAAAGGTACTTTAACTAAAATTATGTCTAAAGAAGAAATTGCAGACTACTACAATGAATGGGCAAAAATAGGAATGTGTTATGAAACAGGCGATTATCTGGATTTATTTATGCAATCTTCTGCCCTGATAACCGATTGCGGCTCATTTTTAACTGAGTATTTTATGACCGGGCAGCCTGTTATTCATCTCGCTTCAAAATACGCAAAAGAATATAATTCTTCTGTTGAAAAGATTTTAGGAACTTACTATAGAGTATGGAATAATGACGAGCTTAAAGAATCGTTGGATAAAATCCTTATCGACAAAGAAGACCCGCTAAAGGATAAACGACTGGAACTTCTTGAAGAGCTTGATTTTAAAAATTCTTATGCAGCAAAAAATATACTGGATGATATTAAAAAAGAATTAGGAATATTATGA